DNA sequence from the Armigeres subalbatus isolate Guangzhou_Male chromosome 1, GZ_Asu_2, whole genome shotgun sequence genome:
ACTTCCGATGTTTCCCAGATTGCTATAAAAAGTTGGACGCTTGCGACGAGTTCGCTGTTTGTAGAAAGAATATTAGAATATAACATTGTCCAATTGAACGGATGACGATTATACTCACGAGAGCAGATTGTTGAGGATTTCGCTATCATTTAGTTGGTTCTTTGCCTTGGCCGTCTTCTATTCAACCACATCGATTTTCAGTTCGTCCAACTTCGAGCCACTATGATATAGGTTCTTCCAATTCTACTTTGAATCGTTCCTCAGCATCAAAGCGCCAGTTATAACAGATTTGTTCGCAATTAAAGCGGGTGAGGTATGTTGTATGTATCTTTGCGGATGAGCTTTTGGCTGGGCCCCGGTAACTCCCTTTGCTTTACAGAGCAGCCCCGATAGTTGTAGAGTAAATAAGCGACAGGTAGAATAAAATTGTTGAACTAAATTAAATTgtgtttaaaattatttaacaacGAAAGAAAATTATAATTTGGTTCCTTGGTCACCCTATTGCATGCAGTTCTgctgaaaacgaaaaaaaaacaacaaacaaaaacaagaagaaaaacaaatttgtttGCATTTGCTGTTTCCCCTCCGTTGATGCTGATTGGTCCATCGTGTCAGCCCGCAACTATATAAAGCGAGCCGTTCCGTTGTCAAGCTCATTCATCAGTCTAAAGCGAACGACGAAGCATCGCAGGAAGCGGAACACCCGTACACATTCGACCCCTGTTCGTGTTGGCATTGAAGGACGGGCAGTAGCGTGGAAACGAGAAGCGGCTGCCTTGCTGGAGTCGAGCCCGAGAGGATAGCGGCGTTGAGCGGCCATACACATCCAACCCCTGCTTGTGTATTGGCATTGGAGGACTAGCAGTAGCGTGGGAGCAAAAAGCGGAGCCGAGCCCGAGACGGCAGTGGCGTTGGGGGTGAATCCCATTGTGTCGCATTCGTTGAAGTGAGGCAGCGGCAGCTTCGTTATACCAACCCAACGGTCTTCTGTCAAGCTTCGGCGGCGGCGATACTGCTGAGAGAAAAAACATCGAAACAAcggcccttatcagggccacCGAGGAAACGGCTTTACGTGCTGTCTGTTGgtagcaacaaaaaaaaacaacaacaaaggcCCTTTGTCAGGGCCACTGAGAGGAAACGAGTACAGCGGCAACAGCAACATGCAGTCGACCGACTACGACAATGGCGCAACCGGTAGGAGGGCCGAATCACCAGAGAAGTTCATCAAgtgagtaaaaaaaaaaaaaaaatgtttaaagaaCAATcgaccaacaaaaaaaaaagagaaaggtAAGGAAAAGTGTTCAGTTGTAATAAGATTCCGATTGGAAAGGCGGAAGTTTGTTTATTGGACCCCGATTGGAAAGGCGGTGGTCAATAATAATAAGACTCCGATTGGAAAGGCGGAAGTCTGTATGTGACCCCGATTGGAAAGGCGGTGGTCAGCGGTTATAAGACTCCGATTGGAAAGGCGGAAGTCTGTATGTGACCCCGATTGGAAAGGCGGTGGTCAGCGGTTATAAGACTCCGATTGGAAAGGCGGTAGTCTGTATGTGACCCCGATTGAAAAGGCGGTGGTCAGCGGTAAAAAGACTCCGATTGGTAATGCGGAAGTCTGTATGCGACCCCGATTAGAAAGGCGGTGGTCTGCGGTAACAATACTCAAATTGGGTAAGCGGAAGTCTGTATTTATGCGACCCCGGTTGGAAAGGTGCTGGTCGGCGTAAATATGAGCGTTAGTCTGTAAATCCAAGTGGAAACACAGTGGTTACTGAAAACGAGATCCCGATTGAAAAGGCGGTATcctgataatggaaattttctgaaaaaaaagccAAGCCAGTGGTCGATTGTTTTTTTGTTAAGCATTTCGAAACTGTTCTCGAAATGAAGTAATGTATATAAAGAAGATGTTATTTCTCTTCTACAGGATAATAAAACGGAAGGCAGCTACAAAAATtgcggaggaactttcaaaagtAAAGGCAGAGCTAGAGAAAACCCGAATGGAAAAGGACGAGTTAAGCCGGATTCTGGCAACTAAAGGCCAAGAGGATAACGAGTTTGCACAAGCCAGATCGAGCACAATTCGTGAGGAACATTCTGCCAATGAGACGCTACTTATGACAATGAACAATATGTCATTGGGCAGTCTCAATATCCCCGAATGCGTGCCTGCAACAGGTGAATCGGAGCTAAGCAAGCGAGATTACGATCACTGGAAGAATGTACTGAACGCTTCCTTGAATCTCATTCAAGCTGTTGACGAGTCAACCAGATTCGACCTCCTTCGCATCAAAGCAGGCTCATTGTTACTTGAGTTACTAGATGGTACCACCACACAATGCGACATGCCGAACGAGCGAGAATTCCCATACTCGAATGCAATTGCTAGACTCGATGCTCATTTCGGCTCAAGGGCGTACATGTTGTCGCAGAGAAGCAAGTTGGCTAACATGGTCCAAAGGAGCGGAGAGACGAACATCCAGTTTGTGAAACGAGTGGCTCTGGCAGCGAAACTATGTAACTACAAGGCCGATGAAGAGTTCGAAGCAATTTCCAGATCAGTAACCAGAGGATCAACGGATAGTCGAGTCAGAACCCTTGCCTATCGAGTCCTTACCGAGGGCGGTTCTCTGAACGAGTTGATCGACCAAGTACGCATCCGTGAGGTCGAATTAGAGAACGAGAAAGATTATAGAAGGCTACACCAGCCCCAGTCGGCTACGGTGGCGGCTATCTCGCGACGACCAGATGAATATGTCCAACGACGACGTGGTCCATACGAAGCATCCAGAGGATACAACAATAGTCGGGGTAGAGGATCTTTTGTGCGTGGTCCAATGCGAAATCAAAGACTGGCTCAAACATGTTGGAGGTGTATGAGTGCATATCACTCACCCGAACAATGTTTCCACTCCGACAAAGTATGCCGTAATTGCAATCGGCGAGGGCACATTGCTAGAGCATGCTCAGCTCAATTTAAGTCGGAACCAATGAAGCGCGGATGGACGGGAGACGAAAGTGAACCCCCGACTAAGATTGCTGCGGTCCATAAAACGGAAGAAGAGATGCTTGATACAAAGGTAACCGAAGCTCAAAATTAGTTAATTTATCTGAAGCtgaatttcacatttttttaagccgttgaacttgatttttttctttgttaaaacttgttaaaatttaaattaatggAAATAAAAGATGAAAACTTCGAAAGTAATTGAAACTAGTCTGATGTTTTAATAGAATGATACAAATGTTACAGGTATCGCATATCATACTGCCTGGTCCGATAAAGTCTGATATTGGAAGGGTCATATCCAACGAACCTATCGAAAAAGCAGCATACATCGTAGCATACGTAGCCGGAATACAAGTTCTATTTTTTATTGACTCTGGGGCACAGGTCAATACCATTACGATGGAGTCATTCAATGCGATTCTTCAAGATAAACATGCGAAGAAAAATTTGCATGAACTAACATACGGATCCGATAAGACATTACGTGCATACGCTACTCAAGGAAGTATTGACGTGGTTGCAACCTTCTCGGCACAGCTTTTCGTATCAGACGAAAGACCAGTAACCACGGAAAAATTTTACGTAGTGCGTGAAAAGAGAGCCCTTTTGGGATTCAACACAGCGGTGCGATACAGCCTGTTGAAGGTAGGCCTAGAAGTATCAGTTGAAGAAAATAACGAGCTAGATTGGCCCTGCGAATTCAACTTACATAGCATCGATGCATCCctttctgaatttccgaaattcaaCGTTCCTGCAGTAGTTCTGAGCTACGACAAGTCTATGCCACCGTCGAGGAATGTTTATACTCACATTCCGGCTGCTTTCAAGGAGTTGACTAAccaaaaattgaatgaattgcgACAGACCGGTATCATAGAAAAGGTGACGAACGACATGGACAAGAGTTTTGTTCTTCCTTGCTAGTCATCCCGAAGGGTAAGTCGGATATCCGGCTTGTAGTGGACCTTAGAGGACCAaacaaatgcatcatcagaacgcCTTTCAAGATGCCGACATTTGAGTCGATTTTGCTACAGTTGCACGGCGCAAAATATTTTTCGACCATAGATTTGAAAAACGCGTTTTTTCATATTGAGCTCGACCCAAAAACAAGACACCTTACAAATTTCTTCGCCGGCGATGCGCTCTATAGATGCTGTCGGCTACCTTTTGGACTAACAAACGCACCCGACATTTTCCAGGAAGTCATGCAAACTGTAATCCTGTCTGAATGCGAAGGAACTGTGAATTACCTAGATGATGTCATGGTGTTCGGACAAACGATTGAAGAACATGATCGCAATCTTCAGAAGGTCCTAAAGAAGCTTGAGGATCATAATGTTATGATCAATCAAGATAAATGTTTCTTTGGAAAAGAAATTGTCAAATTTCTAGGTTTCAAAGTAACAAATGAGGGCTGGCAAGTAGAAAGCGAGAAAATCAGCGCGATCCAGGATGCACGAAGACCAGAAACACCAGCAGAAGTGAAAAGTTTTTTGGGCCTCGTAACGTTCATCGATcgatttatttttcaaaggGCAGATAAAACTCGTCATTTGCGAGAATTATCCAAAGCAAAGGACTTCTACTGGAATCAAGAGCTTGAAGATGAGTTTCTGTACTTGAAAACCAGTGCGTGGAAGCATATTAAAACCCTGGGATATTTCAACCGTGACGATGAAACCGAATTGTTCGTAGACGCTTCGCCATATGGGCTAGGAGCCATTTTAGTACAATACGACTCAGAATCTAAACCTAGGATCATCTCATGTGCATCGAAGGCATTGACGTTGGCTGAGAAGAAATATCCGCAAACGCAAAAAGAGGCCCTAGCCATGGTCTGGGGCGTTGAGCGGTTTTCCGTGTATCTCCTGAATATACACTTCACAATTCGAACTGACGCGGAATCCAACGAATTTATTTTCGGGGGTTCGCATAGAATCGGCAAGAGGGCAGTTTCAAGAGCAGAGGCGTGGGCTCTGAGACTTCAGCCGTATAACTTCAAGGTATGATagctcattaaaaaaaaaaagcagaCAAACACGACTAATACTTAATGATACTATTCCATGCAGGTTGTACGGGTACCAGGAGAATTGAACATGGCTGATGCATTATCTCGTTTAGTAACAGAATCACAGGCGACTGAATCTTTCGATGAATCCCACGAAAAACACCTTCTCTATTATCTGGATACCGGCTCAATGGAGTTTACCTGGGATGACATAGAGACCGAAGCTGAAAGAGACGCAGAACAAATCCTGATACGTGAGTCGATAAGAACCAACTGCTGGGAGAAGAATCTAAAGAGGTATGAATCAGAAGCAAAGAATCTAAGGGTACTCGGGGCCCTCGTTTTTAAGAATGATCGTGTGGTTCTTCCGTATGCTCTTCGAGATCGTGCTATGCGTTCAGCTCATCAAGGACATATGGGTGCATCTTCGATGAAGAAGATTTTAAGAAATTATTTCTGGTGGCCATGCATGTCCAAACATGTAGAAACGTTCGTGATGGGCTGCGAAACATGTTTCCGGTTGTCTAAGAAGAATCCACCAGTTCCTTTGACCAGTCGCGATTTACCTGACGGGCCATGGGAAATTCTGCAGGTGGATTTCTTCTCATTCAAGGACTGTGGATCGGGAGAGTTTCTGGTTGTGGTAGATGTCTATTCTAGGTATCTACATGTTGTAGAAATGAAACAAATAGATGCGGACAGCACAAATGCAGCATTAAGCAGGATTTTCGAAGTCTGGGGATATCCCATTGCTATCCACAGCGACAACGGTCCTCCATTCCAAGGAGAAAAGTTCATCAAGACGTGGGAAAACAGAggagtaaaaataagaaaagcaATCCCCTTGAGTGCTCAGTCGAATGGTGCCGTAGAGCGCCAAAATAAGGGATTGAAAGACACCCTTGCAGCTGCAAAGATAGAGAAGGTCAATTGGAAAATGGCTCTAGAACAATatttgcatatgcacaacaagGTTCGACCTCTTTCAAGACTCGGTGTAACACCATTCGAACTTCTTGTGGGGTGGAGATTTAGAGGAACGTTCCCATTCCTCGTGAGAAAGATGCAAAATCTAAGATGGATAGCAAGCAATATGCTGACTTGATCAGAGGAGCAAGAGAATCGAACATTTCCGTTGGGGATAGGGTGCTTCTAGCACAAAGCACTAAACAGAAAGGTGACCCAACATTTTCAGAAGATCGTTACACTGTTATAACCAGAGACGGAGCAAAAATTGTGGTACAGAGTGACAGAGGTGTACAATACTCAAGAAACATTCAGGATGTTAAAAAAGTTCCGATCAACCTTCGTGAAAATCGCAACATGGAAACATCAGATTTGGACGAGAACTCTGCTGAAGTCGAACCTCCTATTTATCTGCAAGAAGACGAGTTGCCGATTGAAAAACCTAAGCGTACGAGAAAAAACCATCGCGTTTTGATGATATGGTTTTATTTTGCGTGTTCGACTGAAGAGTAGAGGTGTAAAGCATTGTAGAGTAAATAAGC
Encoded proteins:
- the LOC134206052 gene encoding uncharacterized protein LOC134206052, with amino-acid sequence MQSTDYDNGATGRRAESPEKFIKIIKRKAATKIAEELSKVKAELEKTRMEKDELSRILATKGQEDNEFAQARSSTIREEHSANETLLMTMNNMSLGSLNIPECVPATGESELSKRDYDHWKNVLNASLNLIQAVDESTRFDLLRIKAGSLLLELLDGTTTQCDMPNEREFPYSNAIARLDAHFGSRAYMLSQRSKLANMVQRSGETNIQFVKRVALAAKLCNYKADEEFEAISRSVTRGSTDSRVRTLAYRVLTEGGSLNELIDQVRIREVELENEKDYRRLHQPQSATVAAISRRPDEYVQRRRGPYEASRGYNNSRGRGSFVRGPMRNQRLAQTCWRCMSAYHSPEQCFHSDKVCRNCNRRGHIARACSAQFKSEPMKRGWTGDESEPPTKIAAVHKTEEEMLDTKVSHIILPGPIKSDIGRVISNEPIEKAAYIVAYVAGIQVLFFIDSGAQVNTITMESFNAILQDKHAKKNLHELTYGSDKTLRAYATQGSIDVVATFSAQLFVSDERPVTTEKFYVVREKRALLGFNTAVRYSLLKVGLEVSVEENNELDWPCEFNLHSIDASLSEFPKFNVPAVVLSYDKSMPPSRNVYTHIPAAFKELTNQKLNELRQTGIIEKVTNDMDKSFEVMQTVILSECEGTVNYLDDVMVFGQTIEEHDRNLQKVLKKLEDHNVMINQDKCFFGKEIVKFLGFKVTNEGWQVESEKISAIQDARRPETPAEVKSFLGLVTFIDRFIFQRADKTRHLRELSKAKDFYWNQELEDEFLYLKTSAWKHIKTLGYFNRDDETELFVDASPYGLGAILVQYDSESKPRIISCASKALTLAEKKYPQTQKEALAMVWGVERFSVYLLNIHFTIRTDAESNEFIFGGSHRIGKRAVSRAEAWALRLQPYNFKVVRVPGELNMADALSRLVTESQATESFDESHEKHLLYYLDTGSMEFTWDDIETEAERDAEQILIRESIRTNCWEKNLKRYESEAKNLRVLGALVFKNDRVVLPYALRDRAMRSAHQGHMGASSMKKILRNYFWWPCMSKHVETFVMGCETCFRLSKKNPPVPLTSRDLPDGPWEILQVDFFSFKDCGSGEFLVVVDVYSRYLHVVEMKQIDADSTNAALSRIFEVWGYPIAIHSDNGPPFQGEKFIKTWENRGVKIRKAIPLSAQSNGAVERQNKGLKDTLAAAKIEKVNWKMALEQYLHMHNKSKANDEASQEAERPYTFDPCSCVGIEGLAVARKREAAALLESSPRG